Genomic DNA from Terriglobia bacterium:
CAGATGACAAAAACAAAAAGCGGGCTGCAATATAGTGACGAAAAAGTCGGTACCGGTGATACGGCTATGAAAGGAAATACGGTTCAGGTCCATTACACCGGCTGGCTTTATGTGAACGGAAAGCGCGGAGCAAAATTCGACAGCTCGGT
This window encodes:
- a CDS encoding FKBP-type peptidyl-prolyl cis-trans isomerase — encoded protein: MTKTKSGLQYSDEKVGTGDTAMKGNTVQVHYTGWLYVNGKRGAKFDSSV